A single window of Quadrisphaera setariae DNA harbors:
- a CDS encoding diguanylate cyclase domain-containing protein: MTAVDPLADLVVPSALAADGAELRRLLREQRLVSWFQPIVDLATGAVVAHEALVRGPADSPLHLPDALFGTARRHGLLPALDAACRTAAFRGASVHGLVEPLSLFVNVEPEVLDSAPLDVLLDIAASAPGQLRVVVEITERALAKRPAELLRTVERVREAGWAVALDDVGAEELSLAFMPLLRPDVVKLDLRLVQAAPGPDVAQVMNAVNAYAEDSGALVLAEGIEHTGHLRLAQALGAQLGQGWMFGRPQAVPADHLPTGALQLPRPPASTGSDALASSPFSLLPAGVELRRAPKGLLVELSKQLEREALRQGSTCVVASTFQEARHFTPATTGRYRDLAERTAFVCALGEDLPAEPMPGVRGAHLSPEDPVRGEWDVVVIAPHFSAALLARDLGDDGPDPDRRFEYALTYERSTVAAAGRALLARVAAQEETRTPAVPAPAPVPAEERGSAQGSSGTAGPLGGPLPGAAADPVPGAGSSGVSEGVVGAATGVVPDALLRRALAASTSGVCIAELRRPDQPLVYVNPAFERLTGLPAEQVLGRNCRFLQGPESDPRVVGSIRAAIRAGREWNGVLLNHRGPEREPWWNEIHLSPVRDDDGVLVQYIGVQTDVTERVRAQRELAAERDRSTAHLARIEQLAFTDPLTGLDNRRRFETRLETALWDARAGGTALAVVLLDLDGFKAVNDTHGHAAGDELLVALADRLRRRLRRGDLVCRLGGDEFLLALPGLDPASAAEQAAAVVAQVRRDLAEPVRVAAGDVAVGVSAGVALHPADGDAVTTLVHVADQRMFAEKRAHRRR; the protein is encoded by the coding sequence ATGACCGCCGTCGACCCCCTGGCAGACCTGGTCGTCCCTTCGGCGCTCGCCGCAGACGGTGCTGAGCTGCGGCGCCTCCTGAGGGAGCAGCGGCTCGTCAGCTGGTTCCAGCCGATCGTCGACCTGGCCACCGGCGCCGTCGTCGCCCACGAGGCGCTCGTCCGCGGCCCCGCCGACTCCCCCCTGCACCTGCCCGACGCGCTGTTCGGCACCGCCCGCCGCCACGGCCTGCTCCCCGCTCTCGACGCCGCCTGCCGCACCGCCGCCTTCCGCGGCGCCTCCGTGCACGGCCTCGTGGAGCCGCTGTCGCTGTTCGTCAACGTGGAGCCGGAGGTGCTCGACAGCGCCCCGCTCGACGTGCTCCTCGACATCGCCGCCAGCGCGCCGGGCCAGCTGCGCGTGGTCGTGGAGATCACCGAGAGGGCGCTGGCCAAGCGCCCCGCCGAGCTGCTGCGCACGGTCGAGCGCGTCCGCGAGGCGGGCTGGGCGGTCGCCCTCGACGACGTCGGCGCGGAGGAGCTGTCACTGGCGTTCATGCCGCTGCTGCGCCCCGACGTGGTCAAGCTCGACCTGCGCCTCGTGCAGGCCGCGCCCGGTCCCGACGTCGCCCAGGTGATGAACGCCGTCAACGCCTACGCCGAGGACTCCGGCGCCCTCGTGCTGGCCGAGGGCATCGAGCACACCGGGCACCTGCGCCTGGCGCAGGCGCTGGGCGCGCAGCTAGGCCAGGGGTGGATGTTCGGCAGGCCGCAGGCCGTGCCCGCCGACCACCTGCCCACCGGCGCGCTGCAGCTGCCGCGACCGCCCGCCTCCACCGGCTCCGACGCGCTGGCCTCCAGCCCCTTCTCCCTCCTGCCCGCCGGCGTCGAGCTGCGCCGCGCGCCCAAGGGCCTGCTGGTGGAGCTGAGCAAGCAGCTCGAGCGCGAGGCGCTGCGCCAGGGCAGCACCTGCGTGGTGGCCTCCACCTTCCAGGAGGCGCGCCACTTCACCCCCGCCACCACCGGGCGCTACCGGGACCTGGCCGAGCGCACCGCCTTCGTCTGCGCCCTCGGGGAGGACCTGCCCGCCGAGCCGATGCCCGGCGTCCGCGGCGCCCACCTCTCCCCGGAGGACCCGGTGCGCGGCGAGTGGGACGTCGTGGTGATCGCCCCGCACTTCAGCGCCGCCCTCCTGGCCCGCGACCTCGGCGACGACGGCCCCGACCCCGACCGCCGCTTCGAGTACGCCCTCACCTACGAGCGCTCCACCGTCGCCGCCGCCGGCCGGGCCCTCCTGGCGCGCGTCGCCGCCCAGGAGGAGACCCGCACACCCGCGGTGCCCGCCCCGGCGCCGGTGCCCGCGGAGGAGCGCGGCAGCGCGCAGGGCTCCTCCGGGACCGCCGGGCCCCTCGGGGGCCCGCTGCCCGGTGCGGCCGCAGACCCCGTGCCGGGAGCCGGGTCGAGCGGCGTGTCGGAGGGCGTGGTGGGAGCTGCCACCGGCGTCGTCCCCGACGCGCTCCTGCGCCGCGCGCTCGCGGCCTCCACCAGCGGCGTCTGCATCGCCGAGCTGCGGCGCCCCGACCAGCCGCTGGTCTACGTCAACCCCGCCTTCGAGCGGCTCACGGGCCTGCCGGCCGAGCAGGTGCTCGGCCGCAACTGCCGCTTCCTGCAGGGACCGGAGAGCGACCCGCGCGTGGTCGGCTCCATCCGCGCCGCCATCCGCGCCGGACGCGAGTGGAACGGCGTGCTCCTCAACCACCGCGGACCCGAGCGGGAGCCGTGGTGGAACGAGATCCACCTGTCCCCGGTCCGCGACGACGACGGCGTGCTCGTCCAGTACATCGGCGTGCAGACCGACGTCACCGAGCGCGTCCGCGCCCAGCGGGAGCTGGCCGCCGAGCGCGACCGGAGCACCGCGCACCTGGCGCGCATCGAGCAGCTGGCGTTCACCGACCCGCTCACCGGCCTGGACAACCGCCGCCGCTTCGAGACCCGCCTGGAGACGGCGCTGTGGGACGCCCGTGCCGGGGGGACCGCCCTCGCGGTGGTGCTGCTCGACCTCGACGGGTTCAAGGCCGTCAACGACACCCACGGGCACGCCGCCGGTGACGAGCTCCTCGTGGCGCTCGCGGACCGCCTGCGCCGGCGCCTGCGCCGCGGTGACCTCGTCTGCCGCCTCGGCGGGGACGAGTTCCTGCTGGCGCTGCCCGGGCTCGACCCGGCCTCGGCCGCCGAGCAGGCGGCCGCCGTGGTGGCGCAGGTCCGCCGTGACCTCGCCGAGCCGGTCCGCGTCGCCGCGGGTGACGTGGCCGTCGGCGTCAGCGCCGGTGTGGCGCTGCACCCCGCCGACGGTGACGCCGTCACCACCCTCGTGCACGTCGCCGACCAGCGGATGTTCGCCGAGAAGCGGGCCCACCGCCGCCGTTGA
- a CDS encoding antibiotic biosynthesis monooxygenase family protein, with amino-acid sequence MSVVVINALDVPDGAGAEVERRFAARKHAVDGAEGFEGFQLLRPVAGESRYFVVTQWASREAFEAWRDGGARVAHSDGDGGPAPRRPVATGSTLLEFEVVKL; translated from the coding sequence GTGTCCGTCGTCGTCATCAACGCCCTCGACGTCCCCGACGGCGCGGGAGCCGAGGTCGAGCGGCGCTTCGCCGCGCGCAAGCACGCCGTGGACGGCGCCGAGGGCTTCGAGGGCTTCCAGCTGCTGCGCCCGGTGGCGGGGGAGAGCCGGTACTTCGTGGTGACGCAGTGGGCCAGCCGGGAGGCGTTCGAGGCGTGGCGCGACGGCGGCGCCCGGGTCGCGCACAGCGACGGCGACGGCGGCCCCGCCCCGCGGCGTCCCGTGGCCACGGGGTCGACGCTGCTGGAGTTCGAGGTCGTCAAGCTGTGA